A genomic region of Notamacropus eugenii isolate mMacEug1 chromosome 3, mMacEug1.pri_v2, whole genome shotgun sequence contains the following coding sequences:
- the LOC140533050 gene encoding ras-related protein ralB-B-like: MAANKNKNQRSLLLHRVIMVGSGGVGTSALTLQFMYDEFVEDYEPTKADSYRKHVLLDGEEVQTDILDTAGQEDYAAIRDNYVHNAEGFLLVFSITEHESFTATAEFRGQILHVKAEEDKIPLLAMGNKSDLEEGRPIPMEKFRSKAEELGVQYVETSAKTRASVDKVFFDLMREIRAKKMSENKDKNSKKKKKQQE, from the coding sequence ATGGCTGCAAACAAGAATAAGAACCAGAGATCATTACTTCTTCACAGAGTGATCATGGTTGGTAGTGGAGGGGTGGGCACATCTGCACTTACCCTTCAGTTCATGTATGATGAGTTTGTAGAAGACTATGAACCTACTAAAGCTGACAGCTATAGAAAGCATGTGCTTCTTGATGGAGAAGAAGTGCAGACAGACATTCTGGACACAGCTGGACAAGAAGATTATGCAGCTATTCGAGACAACTATGTCCATAATGCGGAGGGGTTTCTCTTAGTCTTCTCCATAACAGAACATGAATCCTTTACAGCCACAGCAGAATTCAGAGGACAGATTCTGCATGTTAAGGCTGAAGAAGATAAAATTCCTTTGCTTGCAATGGGAAACAAATCTGACTTGGAAGAGGGAAGACCCATACCCATGGAAAAGTTCAGAAGTAAAGCAGAAGAGTTGGGTGTCCAGTATGTAGAGACATCTGCCAAAACTCGAGCCAGTGTAGACAAGGTATTCTTTGATCTAATGAGAGAAATAAGAGCAAAGAAGATGTCAGAAAACAAAGATaagaatagcaaaaaaaaaaaaaagcagcaagaATAA